Within the Candidatus Binatia bacterium genome, the region CCGCGCTCGCTCCGCTACGCCGCTTACTCGGCATGGACGGGGTGGATCTGGTGTGCGGAGCGGCCAACTCCTCGCCTCGGCTCGACGCCTGCGAATGCGATCTTTTCGGGCGCTTGGTTGCCGAGCAAATCGGTGGCGTGCGCCTCACCTCGATCAAGGGGGCAGTCGGCGAATTCGGCGCGGCGGGTGCCTTGAGCACCGCGGCCGCGTGTCTGGCGCTGCACGAGCAAATGGTGCCGCCGCTGTGTCATCTGCGGAACCCCGAACCGAGTCCTTCGCTGCGGTTCGCGGCCAGCCGCGGCGAAGCGCAGCCAATCAAACGGGTGTTGCTGTGTGGGTTGGGCCGAGGCGGTGCGGCTGCCGCGCTGCTGCTGAGACGCACGCCCTAGAATGCCCCCACCCTGACCCTCCCCCGTTGCCGGAAGTGGCAACGGGAGAGGGGACTAGGACGCCAAGCTTCACGCCGGCGGCTGGAAGTTCACGATCGAGGCACCGGGGGACAGGTGGTCGCGCAGTATCTCCTCGAAGGGCCGCTGATCGACGACTTGGAACTGGCTCGTTTCGATGCGGTACTCGGCGGTCGTGTCGGTGTACGGTGCGACCGCCGATGAGCCGGCGGAAAGCACGTTCACTATCGGGACCAGCTTGTGCTGCATGTACACCGGCTCGCGAGTGGTGATGATGATCTTGCAGTCGGGAAGGCCCATCGAGAGAACGGACACGAGGCGGACGAACTGCTCGTCGCTGGCGCCCCTCTGGTCGTGCTTGCCGGCAATCTGGCGCAGGCGCGGCACGGAGAGGTAAACCTGCATGCCCCGCGACCGCAGGTGCCGCGCGTGCGTCGCGAAGGCCGCCAGCTCCCAGCCGAGGTTGCGGTTGAGCCCGAGCAGTATCCCGGGGTTTGCAGACCGCAACCCGGCACGGTAGGCGCGATCGAAACCAGCCAGCCGGCGGTCGAAGTCGGCGCGCGGATTGTCCGGATTGCTGCCCATGAACTTGGCGTAATGCGTTCGGCAATAAGTTTCCTGGAAGTTGGAGAGCGTGATCGGCGGCTTCACGTGGCCGCCGGGGTCCCGCTCGATTCCAGCCAGCAAGGGGGCGAATTCTTTGTCGTCGATACCACCGATGTTCAGGATGACGTGCGCAAACTGCATCTCCAGTGCCAGGTGGAGAGCCTCGTTGACGTAACCCATCGCCCAGCTTCGCCTGGGGGACTGGTATTCTCCCGTCAACAGTGCGACCGCGCGCATTCCCCGTCGTCGCAGGGTCTCTAGCTGCTGCTGGACCCGTGTGCGGTCGGCCGTGTCGCGCTCGATGGCGTCGTTGTCGCGGCGCATGCCGCACATGTGGCACTCGGCGTCGCACGTGTTGGTCAAGTACAGCGGCGAGAAGGTTTCCAGATGCCGCGGGTGATGCATGCGCGCTGCAGTGGCGAGCTGGTACACCGCCTCGGTGTCTAGTTGCTCGGCAAACCACAGGACCGCCATGTCCTCGGCATCGAGTCCGTTGCCGCAGCGAGCCCGCTCGCTGACCGACTCAACGTACCCGGTTGCCGCCCGCGCGCGGGCGCGGCTGAGTAGTTCCTCGAGACGGTCACCGTCGAGCTGGAAGTCGTGCATTACACCCACCCCGCTTGCTGGTCTATACTGCAAGCCGCCCGTGAGGGTCAATGCGGTGTGCGAGAGTCGTGACCGGCGAGTTGCAGAAGCGCCGGTGATCGTGCACAAGGTGTGTCCGCAAACGAGGTCCGCTGGACTGAGCATGGTGCACGCACTCAGCGTCGATGTGGAGGATTGGTACCACGATGCGGCGGTAAGGGCTGCGGGGACACCGCAGAGCCGGGTTGAGCGCAATACCCTGCAGTTACTCGACATCATGGCAGCGCACGGCGCCACGGGCACGTTCTTTTTTCTTGGTGAAGTGGCCGCGCGCCTGCCGTGGCTGGTCCGACGAGTCGCCGGCGCCGGCCACGAGATCGGTAGTCACGGGTACCAGCACCGCCACGTGATGCGGATGACGCGGCGGGAGTTTCGCGAGGATGTCTCCCGCTCACTCCGCGTGATCGAAGACGCCACGGGCGGACCCGTGCGCGGCTATCGTGCTCCGTACTTTTCGATCAAGGCGGACGTCCGTTGGCCCATCGAGATCCTCGCGGATTTGGGGGTGTGCTACGACGCCAGCATCCTGGCCATCGATCGGCCGCCCGGTTTGGAGCTCGTGTGCCCTCGCCAACCGTTCCGTCACGCCAACGGCCTTTGGGAAGTTCCCGTGGCCATCCTGCAACTCTTGCACTTCTGGCACCTGCCGTTGGCGAGTGGTGCGGGGTTCCGGCTCCTGCCGCGGTGGCTGGTTTACCGGGGTGTGCGCCAGTTTGAGCGCAGCGTCGGTCCGGGTGTGTTTTACCTGCATCCGTGGGAACTCGACCCGCTCTCACCGGCGGCCAGAGGTGCGGGGCGCTGGTTGATTCGGGCCGGTCGCCGGGGCTTTGCGGAGACGCTGGCGGCGGTGCTTGACGACATCGCCTTTGTGCCCATCACTGAGGTCTTCGCGGAGTTGAGGGATTGAGTTCCGGGGGTGGCCGTGCGGCGGACGATTGAAGTCGGGGCCTGTGCCGGTGGGGCAGGGGCGGTCGCACTCTTGTGCTGGCGATTCGGGTTCGCCAATGTGAGCGCGGCTTTCGCGCACTTCTCGCCCCAGTATCTCGTCGCCTACCTCGCCTTCGGGGGCGCGGTTCGCCTCGGACTCGGGTGGCGGTGGCACCTGGTGGCGCGAAGACTCGGGGGCAGTCCAGGACTGGGGCGCCTGGTGGCGGCCCGCATTGCGGGGGACGCGGTGAGTTCGCTGCTCCCAATCGGCCGCATTTCCGGCGACCCGGTACGCATCGCCCTGGTGTACGAGGAAGGTGTGGGTGCGGCGAGGGCCAGTGCGAGCGTGGCGCTGGACCGGGTCATGGAGACGATCGCCAACATCCTCTGCGGCGTCACCTCTGTTACGGTCTTCTCCTCGGCGCATACGCTCGGATCCTCGCGCCGGGCCGCGCACACGCTGATCGACACGATGCTGCTCCTGTTGGCTGCTCTGGCGATAGCGCTGGAGATGCTGCGGCGCGGCGTCCACCTCGCGGCCCCGATCGAGCGTGTCGTACGGGGGTCCGGATTCGTGCGCCTGCAGGGCTGTCTACGTGCGTTCCGCGGCATAGAGGACCAACTGATCCAGTTTCTTCAGCGTCATCCCGGCACGATGGTCTGGGGTATCCTCGGCTCGTTGTGTATCGAGGGGTTGCAGATACTCGAGTACCACTTCTTGCTGGCGACCTTTGGGATCAGCCTCGATCTTCCGACGCTCTTGATGGCAATGGTTGCGACCGGCTTGGCCCGAGTCGTGCCCACTCCGGCGGGGCTGGGGGCTCTGGAAGCCAGCCAAGTGACCGTCCTCGCCGTTGCCAGCAACCGGCCGGATCTCGGCTTCGTCGTCGGCATCGTCATGCGTTTACACGAAACGCTGTGGTCCACGACTGGTTTGCTGGTGCTTGCGGTGCACGGGGTGTCGCTCAGGCGGTTGCGACTGCTGGCCGCGGTTGAGAAGGTGGCGGCATGAGCGCCGGTGCCGCGCTGGGAGTCTTCTTCGCGCTGGGCTGGGCGCTGTTCTATGTGTTCCGCGCTGAATCGCGGCACGCGGCACTTCCGTTCTACTCGAAAACGGAGCGTTTATGGGTGCACCTTGCTCCTGCGATCTTGGCCCTGCACGTGACCGCGGCCTGCGTCACCATCACTTGGACCCCGGTCATCCCGACGGCGTCCGGCCTCCTTGCCGTCGCCGTGTTCGTGATCGCCATCGCCTTCTGGTTTTGGGGGCGGATGATGATCGGGCCGCTGCGCACGCGCTACTTGCCGCAGCAGCCGCCGCGACGGTTTCGGGTCGATGGTGCCTTCGGGGTTGTGCGTCATCCCCTGTACTTCGGGTACCTGCTTGCGGCCTTCGCGCCCTTACTGGTGGCCCGGCGCGCCTTCCTGCTGGCAACACTCGCCGTGAGCTTCGTGGCGCTGGCGGCGCGCGCCGTGCAGGAGGAGCGTCGTCTGCGGACGTGGCTCGGCCCGAGCTACGAGGCGTACTGTCGCAGCGTGAAGCGGCTCATCCCGTTTGTTTGGTGACGCGAACATCACCTTGCCCGGCGTCGCGCCTGTGGTGTAGTCTCCTCCGCAACATGCTGGATGTGGCGGAGCCGAAGGCGCCGAACGCCCAGAAGACGCTGGTCCTCTGTGAGCCTCCGTATGTGTTCTGGGACCGCAGTATGGATCGGCTGCGCCAGGATGAGGAAAGCATTCCGGGGATGGGCGTACTGGTTCTCGCGGCAGTCGCTCGCGTCCAGGGCTATCGCGTTCGCCTGGTCGATGCCAAGCAACAGGGGACCTCGGTCGCCGACGTGAGCCAGGAGATCGCGCGCCTCCGGCCTGACTACCTTGGCATTTCGGCCACCACCATCTCGGTGACCAATGGCGCGCGCATCGCCGAGCGGGTGAAAGAGCTGCTGCCAGGCGTCGTCACGATCCTCGGCGGTGCCCACGTGAGTGCCATTCCCGAGCGCACGCTGGAGGCCTTCCCCAGCATCGACTTCGGCGTGGTCGGTGAGGGCGAGGGTTCACTCGTCGAGTTGCTGGCACGTCTCGACCAGGGGCGAGCGGTCGACGATGTCCCCGGCCTGGCCTACCGGCGCGACGGCCATATTCGAGTCAATGTGCCTGCACCGTACATCGAGGACTTGGATGCGTTGCCGTTGCCGGCGTGGGATTTATTGCCGGACTTCCCGCATCGTTTCCAACCCACGCTGTTCAGCTATCCACAGGCGCCGGTCGCCACGCTCATGACCTCGCGGGGTTGTCCCTTTTCGTGCTCGTTCTGTGATCGCTCGACCTCAGGCAAGAAGGGCCGCATGCACAGCGTCGAGTCGGTGGTGCGACTGTGCCGGCATCTGGTGGGGCTGGGGGTGCGCCACATTATTTTTGTCGACGATCTCTTCACCGTGCGCAAGCAGCGCGTGGTGGAGATGTGCCAGGCCTTTTTGGATAACGGCTTCACCTTCTCCTGGAACTGCAACAGCCATCCGAACTTGCTGGACATCGATACCATGCGCTTGATGAAGCGCGCCGGGTGCTGGCAGATCGCTTACGGCATCGAGTCGGGTTCGCAGCGCATCCTCGACGTGGTCAAGCGGGAGGTCCGCATTCCCCGCATGCGCGAGACCCTGCGCATGACACGTGCCACCGGCATCCGCGCCAAAGGCTACGTGATGATCGGCCATCCGACGGAAGATCTCGACAGCTTGGCGGAGACCGCCGAGTTCCTCAAACACGTCGAACTGGACATCTGTCAGGTCACCAAGTTCACTCCCTACCCGGGCACGCCGTCGTATCCGACGATTCGCGAGTACGGCACCTTCACCGAGGACTGGGAACAAATGAACGCCATGAATTTCGTCTTTATCCCGAACGGCTTGAGTGAGGAAGCCCTCGAGACCTACTTCGACCACCTGTATCGCACGTTCTACAGCCGCCCGGGCGTTCTGTGCGGCCTCTTGTGGCTGCTGGTGCGTCAGCCCAAATGCCTCAAGCGGTTCATCAGGTTAGTCCCGGTCTATCTGCGCAGCAAGTTCGCGGCTGGCCGCTATGTAATCGGGCGCTTGCCGGCGCGGTATCGCGTCGCCAATTCCGCCGGCCGATGACACGGCTACGCAACCGGTTCGTGGCCGGAATCCTGCCGCTGCGCTGCCTGGGGCTGCTGACCCCACCAGAGGCTGTGGCGGCGGACCATCATACCCAGGAGATGCCGGCGTTGTAGGTGCACGGCCGAGCCGGTTGGGACTCAAGAATGGTCCCGAGTTACGGCCCGACGAAATGCTGCTGTCCCAATTTCGGGCAGCACTGCCGGGGAAATGGCCGTACGCGGCCACGTCCGCCCGCTACGAGATGGTTGCCCAGGCGTTTTCGTTCTTA harbors:
- a CDS encoding polysaccharide deacetylase family protein, producing MVHALSVDVEDWYHDAAVRAAGTPQSRVERNTLQLLDIMAAHGATGTFFFLGEVAARLPWLVRRVAGAGHEIGSHGYQHRHVMRMTRREFREDVSRSLRVIEDATGGPVRGYRAPYFSIKADVRWPIEILADLGVCYDASILAIDRPPGLELVCPRQPFRHANGLWEVPVAILQLLHFWHLPLASGAGFRLLPRWLVYRGVRQFERSVGPGVFYLHPWELDPLSPAARGAGRWLIRAGRRGFAETLAAVLDDIAFVPITEVFAELRD
- a CDS encoding lysylphosphatidylglycerol synthase transmembrane domain-containing protein is translated as MRRTIEVGACAGGAGAVALLCWRFGFANVSAAFAHFSPQYLVAYLAFGGAVRLGLGWRWHLVARRLGGSPGLGRLVAARIAGDAVSSLLPIGRISGDPVRIALVYEEGVGAARASASVALDRVMETIANILCGVTSVTVFSSAHTLGSSRRAAHTLIDTMLLLLAALAIALEMLRRGVHLAAPIERVVRGSGFVRLQGCLRAFRGIEDQLIQFLQRHPGTMVWGILGSLCIEGLQILEYHFLLATFGISLDLPTLLMAMVATGLARVVPTPAGLGALEASQVTVLAVASNRPDLGFVVGIVMRLHETLWSTTGLLVLAVHGVSLRRLRLLAAVEKVAA
- a CDS encoding isoprenylcysteine carboxylmethyltransferase family protein codes for the protein MSAGAALGVFFALGWALFYVFRAESRHAALPFYSKTERLWVHLAPAILALHVTAACVTITWTPVIPTASGLLAVAVFVIAIAFWFWGRMMIGPLRTRYLPQQPPRRFRVDGAFGVVRHPLYFGYLLAAFAPLLVARRAFLLATLAVSFVALAARAVQEERRLRTWLGPSYEAYCRSVKRLIPFVW
- a CDS encoding radical SAM protein, with product MAEPKAPNAQKTLVLCEPPYVFWDRSMDRLRQDEESIPGMGVLVLAAVARVQGYRVRLVDAKQQGTSVADVSQEIARLRPDYLGISATTISVTNGARIAERVKELLPGVVTILGGAHVSAIPERTLEAFPSIDFGVVGEGEGSLVELLARLDQGRAVDDVPGLAYRRDGHIRVNVPAPYIEDLDALPLPAWDLLPDFPHRFQPTLFSYPQAPVATLMTSRGCPFSCSFCDRSTSGKKGRMHSVESVVRLCRHLVGLGVRHIIFVDDLFTVRKQRVVEMCQAFLDNGFTFSWNCNSHPNLLDIDTMRLMKRAGCWQIAYGIESGSQRILDVVKREVRIPRMRETLRMTRATGIRAKGYVMIGHPTEDLDSLAETAEFLKHVELDICQVTKFTPYPGTPSYPTIREYGTFTEDWEQMNAMNFVFIPNGLSEEALETYFDHLYRTFYSRPGVLCGLLWLLVRQPKCLKRFIRLVPVYLRSKFAAGRYVIGRLPARYRVANSAGR